A DNA window from Mastomys coucha isolate ucsf_1 unplaced genomic scaffold, UCSF_Mcou_1 pScaffold21, whole genome shotgun sequence contains the following coding sequences:
- the Slc25a45 gene encoding solute carrier family 25 member 45 isoform X1, giving the protein MPVEEFVAGWISGAVGLVLGHPFDTVKVRLQTQNTYQGIVDCVVKTYRHESVLGFFKGMSFPIASVALVNSVLFGVYSNTLLALTDTSHQDRRAQPPSYTNIFIAGCTGGLLQAYCLAPFDLIKVRLQNQTEPRMQIGSSMPRYRGPVHCAASILREEGPQGLFRGSWALVLRDTPTLGMYFVTYEGLCRQYTPEGQNPSSATVLVAGGFAGIASWITATPFDVIKSRMQMDGLKGRKYGGMLDCMASSFRQEGIGVFFKGMTLNSARAFPVNAATFLSYEYLLRLWR; this is encoded by the exons ATGCCTGTGGAAGAATTTGTGGCTGGCTGGATCTCTG GAGCCGTGGGCCTGGTCCTGGGGCACCCATTTGACACTGTAAAG GTGCGGTTACAGACCCAAAACACGTACCAGGGCATTGTGGACTGCGTAGTCAAGACGTACCGCCATGAGTCA GTCCTGGGCTTCTTCAAGGGAATGAGCTTCCCCATTGCCAGTGTAGCCCTGGTCAACTCCGTCCTGTTCGGAGTGTACAGCAATACCCTGCTGGCGCTAACAGACACCTCCCATCAGGATCGACGGGCCCAGCCACCCAGCTACACAAACATCTTCATAGCAGGTTGTACTGGAGGCCTCCTGCAG GCCTACTGCCTGGCTCCTTTCGACCTCATCAAAGTCCGTCTACAAAACCAGACAGAGCCAAGGATGCAGATAGGGAGTTCTATGCCCCGGTACCGGGGGCCTGTGCACTGTGCAGCCTCCATCTTGAGAGAAGAAGGACCCCAGGGACTGTTCAGAGGATCCTGGGCCCTGGTGCTGAGAGACACTCCTACACTGGGAATGTACTTTGTCACCTATGAAGGACTATGTCGCCAGTACACACCAGAAGGCCAGAATCCCA GTTCAGCCACAGTTCTGGTGGCAGGGGGTTTTGCAGGCATAGCCTCCTGGATCACAGCCACCCCTTTTGATGTGATCAAGTCCCGGATGCAGATGGATGGGCTGAAGGGGAGGAAGTACGGAGGGATGCTGGACTGTATGGCAAGCAGCTTCCGACAGGAGGGAATAGGAGTCTTTTTCAAGGGCATGACACTCAATAGTGCCCGTGCCTTTCCTGTCAATGCTGCCACCTTCCTTAGCTATGAATACCTGCTGCGCTTGTGGAGATGA
- the Slc25a45 gene encoding solute carrier family 25 member 45 isoform X2, protein MPVEEFVAGWISGAVGLVLGHPFDTVKVLGFFKGMSFPIASVALVNSVLFGVYSNTLLALTDTSHQDRRAQPPSYTNIFIAGCTGGLLQAYCLAPFDLIKVRLQNQTEPRMQIGSSMPRYRGPVHCAASILREEGPQGLFRGSWALVLRDTPTLGMYFVTYEGLCRQYTPEGQNPSSATVLVAGGFAGIASWITATPFDVIKSRMQMDGLKGRKYGGMLDCMASSFRQEGIGVFFKGMTLNSARAFPVNAATFLSYEYLLRLWR, encoded by the exons ATGCCTGTGGAAGAATTTGTGGCTGGCTGGATCTCTG GAGCCGTGGGCCTGGTCCTGGGGCACCCATTTGACACTGTAAAG GTCCTGGGCTTCTTCAAGGGAATGAGCTTCCCCATTGCCAGTGTAGCCCTGGTCAACTCCGTCCTGTTCGGAGTGTACAGCAATACCCTGCTGGCGCTAACAGACACCTCCCATCAGGATCGACGGGCCCAGCCACCCAGCTACACAAACATCTTCATAGCAGGTTGTACTGGAGGCCTCCTGCAG GCCTACTGCCTGGCTCCTTTCGACCTCATCAAAGTCCGTCTACAAAACCAGACAGAGCCAAGGATGCAGATAGGGAGTTCTATGCCCCGGTACCGGGGGCCTGTGCACTGTGCAGCCTCCATCTTGAGAGAAGAAGGACCCCAGGGACTGTTCAGAGGATCCTGGGCCCTGGTGCTGAGAGACACTCCTACACTGGGAATGTACTTTGTCACCTATGAAGGACTATGTCGCCAGTACACACCAGAAGGCCAGAATCCCA GTTCAGCCACAGTTCTGGTGGCAGGGGGTTTTGCAGGCATAGCCTCCTGGATCACAGCCACCCCTTTTGATGTGATCAAGTCCCGGATGCAGATGGATGGGCTGAAGGGGAGGAAGTACGGAGGGATGCTGGACTGTATGGCAAGCAGCTTCCGACAGGAGGGAATAGGAGTCTTTTTCAAGGGCATGACACTCAATAGTGCCCGTGCCTTTCCTGTCAATGCTGCCACCTTCCTTAGCTATGAATACCTGCTGCGCTTGTGGAGATGA
- the Slc25a45 gene encoding solute carrier family 25 member 45 isoform X3, whose product MSFPIASVALVNSVLFGVYSNTLLALTDTSHQDRRAQPPSYTNIFIAGCTGGLLQAYCLAPFDLIKVRLQNQTEPRMQIGSSMPRYRGPVHCAASILREEGPQGLFRGSWALVLRDTPTLGMYFVTYEGLCRQYTPEGQNPSSATVLVAGGFAGIASWITATPFDVIKSRMQMDGLKGRKYGGMLDCMASSFRQEGIGVFFKGMTLNSARAFPVNAATFLSYEYLLRLWR is encoded by the exons ATGAGCTTCCCCATTGCCAGTGTAGCCCTGGTCAACTCCGTCCTGTTCGGAGTGTACAGCAATACCCTGCTGGCGCTAACAGACACCTCCCATCAGGATCGACGGGCCCAGCCACCCAGCTACACAAACATCTTCATAGCAGGTTGTACTGGAGGCCTCCTGCAG GCCTACTGCCTGGCTCCTTTCGACCTCATCAAAGTCCGTCTACAAAACCAGACAGAGCCAAGGATGCAGATAGGGAGTTCTATGCCCCGGTACCGGGGGCCTGTGCACTGTGCAGCCTCCATCTTGAGAGAAGAAGGACCCCAGGGACTGTTCAGAGGATCCTGGGCCCTGGTGCTGAGAGACACTCCTACACTGGGAATGTACTTTGTCACCTATGAAGGACTATGTCGCCAGTACACACCAGAAGGCCAGAATCCCA GTTCAGCCACAGTTCTGGTGGCAGGGGGTTTTGCAGGCATAGCCTCCTGGATCACAGCCACCCCTTTTGATGTGATCAAGTCCCGGATGCAGATGGATGGGCTGAAGGGGAGGAAGTACGGAGGGATGCTGGACTGTATGGCAAGCAGCTTCCGACAGGAGGGAATAGGAGTCTTTTTCAAGGGCATGACACTCAATAGTGCCCGTGCCTTTCCTGTCAATGCTGCCACCTTCCTTAGCTATGAATACCTGCTGCGCTTGTGGAGATGA
- the Tigd3 gene encoding tigger transposable element-derived protein 3 — translation MANQVCEGGAAEGPQLGFHSLETRAPAARALRAPAPEQPLGALCPRGRGARHSLFLLRPRNLSGAGTAPGGSQGVMELNTKKKLHALSLAEKIQVLELLDESKMSQSEVARRFQVSQPQISRICKNKEKLLADWCSGTANHERKRKRESKYSGIDEALLCWYHIARAKAWDVTGPMLLHKAKELADIMGQDFVPSIGWLVRWKRRNNVGFGTRQVLVPLFPPEPPPAVLPSQAQPPLSLKDFSPEDVFGCAEVPLLYRAVPGRVFECDRLQVLLCANSRGTEKRRVCVGGLQAAPRCFFGVSSEALPASYHPDLAIPWSEWLAQFDQDMGQQGRQVALLLASGVVEESASLPGLHHVRLLPLSSSSTTPSLPGSVVLAFKAHYRHRLLSKLAAMQSGKEGTSLAEARASITVLDALHMVAAAWAKVPRQLILSSFIQEGLAPGKTPLSLDKDTEMSLVPSGLSQEEFSHFVDLEDEDPRPRVCKEETGTEDHGREEDGFEPLPTKADALQALCTLRRWLECNNASPELFEKFYDCEVEVEQLCCL, via the exons ATGGCTAATCAGGTTTGTGAAGGCGGGGCTGCGGAGGGGCCGCAACTAGGTTTTCACAGCCTTGAGACCCGGGCGCCGGCGGCGCGCGCTTTGCGCGCGCCCGCTCCAGAGCAGCCCCTCGGCGCGCTCTGCCCTCGGGGTCGCGGCGCCCGTCATTCTCTGTTTCTGCTGAGGCCCAGGAACCTGTCTGGGGCAGGGACGGCGCCTGGAG GTTCCCAGGGAGTCATGGAGCTGAACACCAAGAAGAAGCTTCATGCCCTGTCCCTGGCTGAGAAAATCCAGGTGCTGGAACTCTTAGATGAGTCCAAGATGTCCCAGTCAGAGGTGGCCCGGCGCTTCCAGGTCTCGCAGCCCCAGATCTCACGTATCTGCAAGAATAAGGAGAAGTTGTTGGCAGATTGGTGCAGTGGCACAGCCAATCATGAGCGGAAGCGGAAGCGTGAATCCAAATACAGTGGGATCGATGAGGCTCTACTCTGCTGGTACCACATTGCCCGAGCCAAGGCCTGGGATGTAACAGGGCCCATGTTGCTCCACAAGGCCAAGGAACTGGCCGATATCATGGGCCAGGATTTTGTGCCTAGCATTGGCTGGCTGGTCCGCTGGAAACGTAGAAACAATGTGGGCTTTGGGACTCGCCAGGTCCTTGTCCCTCTGTTCCCTCCTGAACCTCCTCCTGCAGTTCTCCCATCTCAGGCCcagcctcctctttctcttaaagacttctcaccagaagaTGTTTTTGGCTGTGCTGAAGTACCCTTGTTATATCGAGCAGTGCCTGGCAGAGTGTTTGAATGTGATCGGTTGCAAGTACTGTTGTGTGCCAACAGCAGAGGCACAGAAAAGCGAAGGGTATGTGTGGGTGGACTCCAGGCTGCCCCAAGATGCTTCTTTGGGGTCAGCAGTGAGGCACTGCCTGCATCTTACCACCCTGACCTAGCCATTCCCTGGTCAGAGTGGCTGGCACAGTTTGACCAGGACATGGGACAGCAGGGCCGACAGGTAGCCTTGCTACTGGCTTCCGGAGTGGTAGAGGAATCGGCCAGCCTTCCTGGACTCCACCATGTGCGtctcctgcctctttcctcctccagcaccactcCTTCTCTGCCTGGCTCTGTGGTTTTGGCCTTTAAGGCTCATTATCGTCACCGTCTGCTGAGCAAACTGGCTGCCATGCAGAGTGGGAAAGAGGGCACCTCACTGGCTGAGGCCAGGGCTAGCATCACAGTTTTGGATGCTCTGCATATGGTGGCCGCAGCCTGGGCCAAGGTACCTCGCCAGCTCATTTTGAGTAGTTTCATTCAAGAAGGGCTCGCTCCGGGCAAAACACCACTGTCTCTGGACAAAGACACTGAGATGTCACTAGTCCCTAGTGGGCTGAGCCAAGAGGAGttttctcactttgtagacctggaGGATGAGGACCCAAGGCCTAGAGTGTGCAAAGAGGAGACGGGTACCGAAGACCATGGGAGGGAAGAAGATGGCTTTGAGCCCCTGCCCACCAAAGCTGATGCCCTGCAGGCACTGTGCACCTTGAGGAGGTGGCTTGAGTGCAACAACGCCTCTCCAGAACTCTTTGAGAAATTCTATGACTGTGAGGTGGAGGTAGAGCAGCTCTGCTGCCTGTGA